A region from the Candidatus Thiothrix putei genome encodes:
- the mscL gene encoding large-conductance mechanosensitive channel protein MscL: protein MSFISEFKEFAMKGNVVDLAVGVIIGAAFGKIVSAFVDGIVMPLLGLLVGGVDFSKMGIMLKAGDPNAVPPVPDLVLAYGAFVQTIFDFTIVALAIFIAIKAMNKLKRKEEAAPEAPAAPSNQEVLLGEIRDLLKQK from the coding sequence ATGAGTTTTATCAGTGAATTCAAAGAGTTTGCCATGAAAGGCAATGTGGTTGATCTCGCCGTTGGTGTCATCATTGGCGCAGCCTTCGGCAAAATCGTCTCCGCATTCGTGGATGGTATCGTCATGCCATTATTGGGTTTGCTCGTCGGCGGGGTCGATTTTAGCAAAATGGGGATTATGCTAAAAGCGGGGGATCCCAACGCTGTACCCCCTGTACCGGATTTGGTATTGGCTTACGGCGCATTCGTTCAAACCATTTTCGACTTTACCATTGTGGCACTGGCTATTTTCATCGCCATCAAAGCCATGAACAAACTGAAGCGTAAAGAAGAAGCAGCGCCTGAAGCACCTGCTGCACCATCAAACCAAGAAGTATTACTGGGCGAAATCCGCGATTTGTTGAAACAAAAGTAA
- a CDS encoding molybdopterin-synthase adenylyltransferase MoeB: MNDEYLLRYSRQILLPDVDISGQERLLASKVLIIGMGGLGAPVTLYLAAAGVGQLTLVDFDTVDLSNLQRQVIHTTTNIGQPKVESAAQTARALNPTIQIHTIQQKLEYAELLSTVTSHDAVVDCSDNFPTRFQLNLACKTAGKPLISGAVIRMEGQITTFDFRQPAIACYRCLYSEDGDNEDTCSTTGILAPVAGIIGSMQATETLKALLQMPTLSGRLLLLDAKYMQWREMHLKQDPTCPVCHAY, encoded by the coding sequence ATGAACGATGAATACCTCCTCCGCTACAGTCGCCAAATTCTGCTACCCGACGTTGACATCAGCGGACAAGAACGCCTGTTAGCCTCAAAAGTGCTCATCATCGGCATGGGGGGCTTAGGCGCACCGGTTACACTTTACCTCGCCGCTGCGGGTGTTGGGCAACTCACCTTGGTCGATTTCGATACTGTGGATTTAAGCAATTTACAACGCCAAGTGATTCACACCACCACCAATATCGGGCAACCCAAAGTGGAATCTGCTGCGCAAACTGCCAGGGCGTTAAACCCGACCATTCAAATACACACCATTCAACAAAAACTTGAATACGCTGAACTGCTTAGCACGGTTACTTCACACGATGCCGTTGTGGATTGTAGCGATAACTTCCCCACCCGTTTTCAACTCAACTTAGCCTGTAAAACTGCCGGAAAACCCTTGATTTCAGGGGCTGTGATTCGTATGGAAGGCCAAATAACCACCTTTGACTTCCGCCAGCCCGCAATCGCCTGCTACCGCTGCCTGTATAGCGAGGACGGTGACAATGAAGATACCTGTAGCACGACCGGCATTCTTGCCCCCGTTGCAGGCATTATCGGCAGTATGCAAGCCACTGAAACCCTCAAAGCCTTACTCCAGATGCCCACGCTGAGTGGACGGCTCTTACTGCTAGACGCGAAATACATGCAATGGCGCGAAATGCACTTGAAACAGGATCCCACTTGCCCTGTTTGCCATGCTTATTAA
- the metH gene encoding methionine synthase: MNRTTQLQQALASRILILDGAMGTMIQRYKLEEADYRGTRFADWHTDIKGNNDLLVLTKPEVIRTIHGEYLAAGADILETNTFNATTISMHDYDMQELSYEINVEAAKLARSVADEYSTPSKPRFVAGVLGPTSRTCSISPDVNDPGFRNVTFDALVTAYMESTRGLIEGGADIILIETIFDTLNAKAAVFAVKQVFDENNIELPIMISGTITDASGRTLSGQTTEAFYNALAHADAISFGLNCALGPDLLRQYVEEMSRVCASHVSAHPNAGLPNEMGEYDMDGAEMAVHIREWAQSGFLNIVGGCCGTSPAHIKAIADAVAGIAPRKAPELAKECRLSGLEPFNIGANSLFVNVGERTNVTGSIKFKRLIKEGNYTEALEVALEQVESGAQIIDVNMDEGLLDAEKEMTRFLNLIASEPDIARVPVMVDSSKWEVIEAGLKCIQGKGIVNSISMKEGEEKFIAQAKLVRRYGAAVIVMAFDEQGQADTQARKIQICTRAYKILTEQVGFPPEDIIFDPNIFAVATGIDEHNNYAVDFIEATRWIRQNLPHAHISGGVSNVSFSFRGNNPVREAIHSVFLYHAIKAGMDMGIVNAGQMAIYDDIPNELRDAVEDVIQNKDAGATERLLDIAAKYKGDGSAEVKKEDLEWRSWPVEKRLEHALVKGIDAFVNEDTEEARVKLGRPLLVIEGPLMDGMNVVGDLFGAGKMFLPQVVKSARVMKKSVAYLDPFMELEKAGCEVQANGKILMATVKGDVHDIGKNIVGVVLQCNSYEVIDLGVMVSAEKILQVARDEKVDIIGLSGLITPSLDEMVHVAKEMQRQDFHVPLLIGGATTSKIHTAVKIEPQYQNDIVVYVPDASRAVGVASALLSKEQKPDYVASIRAEYEQVRVKRAANQTERKLVSIAAARANKFQVDWANYTPPKPKILEENPPLTPPFAKEGNKIVFDDYPLAELVERIDWTPFFRSWELAGKFPAILTDEIVGEECTKLYADAQAMLKKMVNEKWVQAKAVVGFFPANAQGDDVVLYTDESRTQTLSVLHNLRMQMERNGQQPNFCLGDFVAPVESGKADWMGVFAVSTGFGIEPHLKAFRDKHDDYSAIMLEALCDRLAEALAERMHERVRKEFWGYAADETLDNDAMIAEKYQGIRPAPGYPACPDHTEKGTLWTLLDVEANTGMIITESFAMYPAASVSGWYFSHPDSRYFGIGRIARDQVEDYAKRKGMTVAEAERWLAPVLGYEV, translated from the coding sequence ATGAACCGCACAACCCAACTCCAGCAAGCCCTAGCGAGCCGCATCCTGATCCTTGACGGCGCGATGGGCACGATGATCCAACGCTACAAGCTGGAAGAAGCCGATTATCGCGGCACACGGTTTGCCGACTGGCACACAGACATCAAGGGCAATAACGACTTGCTGGTGTTGACCAAGCCGGAAGTCATCCGCACCATTCACGGGGAATACCTCGCCGCTGGCGCGGATATTCTCGAAACCAATACCTTCAACGCCACCACCATTTCGATGCACGACTACGACATGCAAGAGCTGTCGTATGAAATCAATGTGGAGGCGGCGAAACTGGCACGTTCGGTTGCCGACGAATACAGCACACCCAGCAAACCGCGCTTCGTCGCAGGTGTGTTGGGGCCGACTAGCCGCACATGCAGCATTTCCCCCGATGTAAACGACCCCGGTTTCCGCAACGTCACCTTCGACGCGCTGGTCACAGCCTACATGGAATCCACCCGTGGTCTGATTGAGGGCGGCGCGGACATTATCCTGATCGAAACCATTTTCGACACGCTCAACGCCAAAGCAGCGGTGTTTGCGGTCAAGCAGGTGTTCGACGAAAACAATATCGAACTGCCGATTATGATTTCCGGCACGATTACTGATGCGTCTGGTCGCACATTGTCCGGGCAAACCACCGAAGCGTTCTACAATGCGCTGGCACACGCCGACGCGATTTCCTTTGGTTTGAACTGCGCTCTTGGCCCTGATTTGCTGCGCCAATATGTCGAAGAAATGTCCCGCGTGTGCGCTTCCCACGTTTCTGCTCACCCGAATGCCGGTTTGCCGAATGAAATGGGTGAATACGACATGGATGGCGCGGAAATGGCAGTCCACATCCGTGAATGGGCGCAAAGTGGCTTCCTCAACATCGTCGGTGGTTGCTGCGGCACGTCGCCTGCACACATCAAAGCCATTGCCGACGCAGTAGCGGGGATTGCGCCACGCAAAGCACCAGAACTTGCCAAAGAATGCCGCCTTTCCGGTCTTGAACCGTTCAATATCGGCGCAAACAGCCTGTTTGTGAACGTCGGCGAACGTACCAATGTAACGGGTTCAATCAAATTCAAGCGCCTGATCAAAGAAGGCAATTACACCGAAGCCCTCGAAGTCGCGTTAGAACAAGTCGAAAGCGGCGCACAAATCATCGACGTGAACATGGACGAAGGTTTGTTGGATGCCGAAAAAGAAATGACGCGCTTCCTCAATCTGATCGCTTCTGAGCCAGACATTGCCCGCGTGCCGGTCATGGTCGACTCGTCTAAGTGGGAAGTCATCGAAGCCGGTCTGAAATGCATTCAAGGCAAAGGCATCGTCAACTCGATTTCGATGAAAGAAGGCGAAGAAAAATTCATCGCCCAAGCCAAGCTGGTTCGCCGTTACGGGGCGGCAGTCATCGTGATGGCGTTTGATGAACAGGGGCAAGCGGATACGCAAGCACGGAAAATTCAAATTTGTACCCGTGCTTACAAGATTTTGACCGAACAAGTCGGCTTCCCACCCGAAGACATTATTTTTGACCCGAATATCTTCGCGGTCGCCACGGGGATCGACGAACACAATAATTACGCGGTGGACTTTATCGAAGCCACGCGCTGGATTCGCCAAAACCTGCCGCACGCACACATTTCTGGCGGGGTTTCCAATGTGTCATTCTCGTTCCGGGGCAATAATCCGGTGCGCGAAGCCATCCACAGCGTGTTCCTTTACCATGCCATTAAAGCGGGCATGGATATGGGGATTGTGAACGCGGGGCAAATGGCGATTTACGACGATATTCCTAATGAATTGCGCGATGCGGTTGAAGACGTAATCCAGAACAAGGACGCGGGTGCGACCGAACGCTTGCTGGATATCGCCGCGAAATACAAGGGCGATGGCTCGGCTGAAGTGAAGAAGGAAGACCTCGAATGGCGTTCATGGCCGGTTGAAAAACGCCTCGAACACGCGCTGGTGAAAGGCATTGATGCCTTCGTCAACGAAGACACCGAAGAAGCGCGGGTAAAACTCGGTCGCCCGCTGCTGGTCATCGAAGGCCCGTTGATGGACGGCATGAATGTGGTCGGCGACCTATTCGGCGCAGGCAAAATGTTCCTGCCGCAAGTAGTCAAATCCGCCCGCGTGATGAAAAAATCGGTAGCGTACCTCGACCCGTTCATGGAACTGGAAAAAGCCGGTTGCGAGGTGCAAGCCAACGGCAAAATCCTCATGGCAACGGTGAAAGGTGACGTGCATGACATCGGCAAGAACATCGTCGGCGTGGTGTTGCAGTGCAATAGCTACGAAGTCATCGACCTTGGCGTGATGGTTTCTGCCGAAAAAATCCTGCAAGTGGCGCGGGATGAGAAGGTGGACATTATCGGGCTGTCTGGTCTAATCACGCCGTCGCTGGATGAAATGGTGCATGTTGCCAAGGAAATGCAGCGGCAGGATTTCCATGTGCCGTTGCTGATTGGCGGGGCGACTACCTCCAAAATTCATACGGCGGTGAAGATCGAACCGCAGTACCAGAACGACATCGTGGTGTATGTGCCGGATGCGTCGCGGGCGGTGGGCGTGGCGAGTGCGCTGCTGTCCAAAGAGCAGAAGCCGGATTATGTGGCGAGCATTCGGGCGGAATATGAGCAGGTGCGCGTGAAGCGTGCTGCGAACCAGACTGAACGCAAATTGGTGAGCATCGCTGCTGCGCGGGCGAATAAGTTTCAGGTGGATTGGGCGAATTACACGCCGCCTAAACCGAAAATCCTGGAAGAAAATCCTCCCCTAACCCCTCCTTTTGCAAAGGAGGGGAACAAGATTGTGTTTGACGATTATCCGTTGGCGGAACTGGTGGAGCGCATTGATTGGACACCATTTTTCCGTAGTTGGGAATTGGCGGGCAAGTTCCCTGCCATTCTGACGGATGAGATCGTGGGCGAGGAATGCACCAAGCTGTATGCGGATGCGCAAGCGATGCTGAAGAAGATGGTGAATGAAAAGTGGGTGCAAGCCAAAGCGGTGGTTGGGTTCTTCCCGGCAAATGCGCAAGGCGATGACGTGGTGCTGTACACCGACGAGAGCCGCACGCAAACCTTGAGCGTATTGCATAACTTGCGGATGCAGATGGAACGGAATGGGCAGCAGCCGAACTTCTGTCTGGGCGATTTCGTTGCGCCTGTGGAATCCGGCAAAGCGGACTGGATGGGCGTGTTTGCGGTGAGTACCGGGTTTGGGATTGAGCCGCACCTGAAAGCCTTCCGCGACAAGCACGACGATTACAGCGCGATCATGCTGGAAGCCTTGTGTGACCGTCTGGCGGAAGCCTTAGCAGAGCGGATGCACGAGCGGGTGCGCAAGGAATTCTGGGGCTATGCGGCGGATGAAACGTTGGATAATGACGCGATGATTGCCGAAAAATATCAGGGGATTCGCCCTGCCCCCGGCTATCCGGCTTGCCCTGACCACACCGAAAAAGGCACGTTGTGGACGTTGCTGGATGTGGAGGCGAATACCGGGATGATCATTACCGAATCGTTTGCGATGTATCCGGCGGCTTCGGTGTCGGGCTGGTATTTCAGTCACCCGGATTCGCGGTATTTCGGGATTGGGCGGATTGCGCGGGATCAGGTGGAGGATTATGCCAAGCGTAAGGGGATGACGGTGGCGGAAGCGGAGCGGTGGTTGGCTCCGGTGTTAGGGTATGAAGTTTGA
- a CDS encoding putative zinc-binding metallopeptidase, with protein sequence MCWLGIRHGIHVFATCLGGEENYRQALDYYYAYGPVPNWEKRHISAYASAHPWEDWAETWAHYLHIMDTLETATGFGLIHRDAVDSSGFHLLMQEWRQLTRMMNALNRSMGQADAYPFTLSRQVIVKLRLIHQLVTGSEGM encoded by the coding sequence ATGTGTTGGTTAGGGATTCGGCATGGTATCCACGTTTTCGCTACCTGTTTGGGGGGGGAGGAAAACTACCGGCAGGCATTGGATTATTATTATGCTTACGGGCCTGTTCCCAATTGGGAAAAGCGCCATATCAGTGCGTATGCCAGTGCTCACCCATGGGAGGATTGGGCGGAAACATGGGCACATTATCTGCACATTATGGATACACTGGAAACCGCAACGGGTTTTGGTTTGATTCACCGTGATGCGGTCGATTCCAGCGGCTTTCATTTGTTGATGCAGGAGTGGCGGCAACTGACGCGCATGATGAATGCACTAAACCGCAGCATGGGGCAAGCAGATGCTTACCCCTTCACCTTGTCACGGCAGGTGATTGTCAAGTTGCGGCTTATTCACCAGTTGGTGACAGGTTCAGAAGGTATGTAG
- a CDS encoding UDP-2,3-diacylglucosamine diphosphatase, whose translation MSSWFIADLHLDASRSGTIHLLLEWLAQIEERAEALYILGDLFEYWVGDDALQTEHTLWLRPVVKHLRQLSKRGVQLYFQHGNRDFLVGEAFAAVTGCTLLPESHLIDLYGTPTLLLHGDTLCTDDVDYQQVRTLFRNPQWQQQFLALPLAERIRQAEAMRAQSRLSMQGKSETILDVNQQAVVETLREAGILRLIHGHTHRPAIHDVSLADATAQRFVLGDWHEDRLSFLRVDPDGLHLEY comes from the coding sequence ATGTCAAGCTGGTTTATTGCTGATTTACACTTAGATGCGTCTCGATCCGGCACTATTCATTTGCTGCTGGAGTGGTTAGCCCAGATTGAGGAACGCGCAGAAGCTTTATACATTTTGGGGGATTTATTTGAATATTGGGTAGGTGATGATGCTTTACAGACGGAACATACCCTGTGGTTACGACCGGTAGTGAAGCATTTGCGGCAATTGAGTAAACGTGGGGTGCAACTTTACTTCCAGCATGGCAACCGTGATTTTTTGGTAGGTGAAGCATTCGCGGCGGTGACAGGGTGTACCTTATTACCAGAGAGCCACCTGATTGACCTGTATGGTACACCGACATTATTGCTACACGGCGATACATTGTGTACGGATGATGTGGACTATCAGCAAGTCCGCACGTTATTTCGTAACCCACAATGGCAGCAGCAATTCTTGGCGTTACCCTTAGCGGAGCGTATCCGACAGGCTGAGGCGATGCGGGCGCAAAGCCGTCTGAGTATGCAGGGCAAGTCAGAAACTATTTTGGATGTCAATCAACAAGCTGTGGTGGAAACCTTGCGTGAAGCAGGGATATTGCGTTTGATTCATGGGCATACACACCGTCCCGCCATCCATGATGTCAGCTTAGCTGATGCCACGGCACAACGTTTTGTGTTGGGTGACTGGCACGAAGACAGGCTTAGCTTTTTACGTGTTGACCCTGATGGTCTGCACTTGGAATATTGA
- a CDS encoding FAD-binding oxidoreductase has protein sequence MPKIIAVCINEKGVQEAVAYAQTAKLPIAVKSGGHSFEGFSTNDGGLMLDLSGMNKPKYNKTTKRLTIQPGAKLGKVYEYLHQYGRLIPAGSCAGVGVAGLTLGGGYGFFARQLGLTCDSLQRVRMVDGKGQLHDSNDNPELLWACKGGGNGNFGIITELEFKTHPAPSYFSSYRYKYRNLTPASATQLAERWFNWMKTLPKTAYSSWVLNGKHVTVIVTDTSNTPSTALKTILAKLKAGATETLPPRKDAFLPGIQRYKGGVDPMYFKNVSAGYYRDFTDIKALLPTICEQIAVAKLTTILQINTLGGAINNPTLEATAAYPHRAFGYLGELQTYYDKATQTNMAEHIVRDIQGMLTAGGIKAHYRNYPDVELPNWETAYYGKSYPRLQALKRQFDPDNLIRHPQSVKL, from the coding sequence ATGCCTAAAATCATTGCGGTATGTATCAATGAAAAAGGCGTTCAAGAAGCCGTTGCCTACGCCCAAACAGCCAAGCTCCCCATTGCAGTCAAAAGTGGCGGGCATAGCTTTGAAGGCTTCTCAACCAATGACGGCGGGCTAATGCTGGATTTATCCGGCATGAATAAACCGAAGTACAACAAAACCACGAAACGCCTGACTATCCAACCGGGCGCGAAACTCGGCAAGGTGTATGAATATTTGCATCAATACGGGCGCTTGATCCCCGCCGGTTCGTGTGCTGGGGTTGGTGTCGCAGGGCTGACCTTAGGGGGCGGCTACGGCTTTTTTGCCCGGCAATTGGGGTTAACCTGTGACAGCTTGCAACGAGTACGCATGGTAGATGGTAAGGGCCAGTTACACGACTCCAACGACAACCCCGAATTATTATGGGCTTGTAAAGGCGGTGGCAATGGCAATTTCGGTATCATTACCGAACTGGAGTTTAAAACACACCCTGCCCCAAGCTATTTCAGCAGCTACCGCTACAAGTACCGCAACTTGACCCCCGCCAGCGCTACTCAACTCGCAGAACGCTGGTTTAACTGGATGAAAACCTTACCCAAGACCGCCTACTCCTCATGGGTACTGAATGGTAAACATGTCACCGTGATCGTGACAGATACCAGCAATACACCGTCAACAGCCTTGAAAACCATTCTTGCCAAACTGAAAGCGGGGGCGACTGAAACCCTGCCCCCACGCAAGGATGCTTTCTTACCCGGTATCCAACGTTACAAAGGCGGCGTGGATCCGATGTATTTTAAGAACGTTTCTGCCGGTTATTACCGTGATTTCACCGACATAAAAGCGCTGTTACCAACCATTTGCGAGCAAATTGCCGTCGCAAAATTGACCACTATTCTGCAAATTAACACCTTAGGCGGGGCAATTAACAACCCGACATTAGAGGCTACTGCTGCTTATCCGCATCGTGCATTCGGCTATCTGGGTGAATTGCAAACCTATTACGACAAAGCAACACAAACCAACATGGCGGAACACATCGTGCGTGACATCCAAGGAATGCTGACTGCCGGGGGCATCAAAGCGCATTACCGCAATTACCCAGATGTGGAATTACCAAATTGGGAAACGGCGTATTACGGTAAATCTTACCCCCGTTTACAGGCACTCAAGCGCCAATTCGACCCAGACAACCTGATTCGTCACCCACAAAGCGTCAAACTTTGA
- a CDS encoding prolipoprotein diacylglyceryl transferase: MNAFFIDTYRNDFRHGSNAFVEDLAVFGVISIITSQKAHVATGDGGVTVGVLISFWFRRKAGLERPAGITQQDQHHYYLLALLLGLVVGSTLFGTLNLHLAGQGGLAKSMLGGIFGAILAAETFKYFAGIRQSTGFYFVPGLIMLIAVGRIGCFLAGLPDFTYGVETSLPWGVDFGDGVQRHPVQLYETLTMFACLAVLLISYPRQPLFWQRHGFYVFVLVYAGQRFAWEFLKPYPPVFAGLNLFHWISLALLVYALLMLNRSQTDVE; the protein is encoded by the coding sequence TTGAACGCCTTTTTCATTGATACATACCGCAATGATTTTAGGCATGGCAGTAATGCGTTTGTTGAAGATCTGGCGGTGTTTGGCGTAATCAGCATCATCACGTCGCAGAAAGCGCACGTTGCGACTGGAGATGGGGGCGTTACTGTCGGAGTGCTCATAAGTTTCTGGTTCCGGCGTAAGGCTGGGCTGGAACGTCCGGCTGGAATCACGCAGCAGGATCAGCACCATTACTACCTGCTGGCCTTGCTGCTCGGGCTGGTGGTGGGCAGTACGCTGTTCGGTACGCTGAATCTGCATCTAGCGGGGCAGGGTGGTTTAGCCAAAAGTATGCTAGGCGGTATTTTTGGCGCAATCCTGGCAGCGGAAACCTTTAAGTATTTTGCCGGAATCCGCCAATCGACCGGATTCTATTTCGTCCCCGGCCTTATTATGTTAATTGCCGTGGGGCGTATCGGCTGTTTTCTCGCCGGATTGCCGGATTTCACCTATGGCGTTGAAACCAGCCTGCCGTGGGGCGTGGATTTCGGCGATGGTGTCCAGCGGCATCCGGTGCAGTTGTATGAAACCCTAACGATGTTCGCTTGCCTTGCTGTATTGCTCATCAGTTACCCGCGCCAACCGCTGTTTTGGCAACGTCACGGTTTTTACGTATTCGTGCTGGTGTATGCAGGGCAACGTTTTGCATGGGAATTCCTCAAACCGTACCCGCCCGTCTTCGCCGGTTTGAACCTGTTTCACTGGATCAGTCTGGCGCTGCTGGTGTACGCGCTGCTTATGCTTAACCGGAGTCAAACCGATGTCGAATAA
- a CDS encoding radical SAM protein — MSNKARPYIFYGQTQSLCEECLAVVPAKILFQHGNVYYQKRCAEHGVQKTLVSTDIDYYKRCKEYLKPGDMPQAFQTDINQGCPHDCGLCPDHEQHSCLALFEIIDECNMHCPVCFANSAPGMGNPRSMEAIEIMLQTLLASEQQPDLVQVSGGEPTLHPQLMDILRRLKASPIRHLMLNTNGIRIARDPHLVEELATLKPGFEVYLQFDSLKAVALQNIRGQDMRNIRQQALEKLEQHNISTTLVCVIRKGVNDDEIGEIIQFAQQWQCVRGITFQPVQDAGRNDGDKPANRITLSEIRTRIIEADNPFTDTDMIPLPCHPENISIGYGIKMGGEIVPVTGLLPREELLKGVDNTITFEKSAGLKDAFLKLFSLDACSEQTTENLQTMLCCLPKIESQGLTYNNVFRIVIMAFMDKYDFDIGSVKRSCTHFVEPNGKIYPFDTWNLFYRDKVREKAIMSSTAGGLS, encoded by the coding sequence ATGTCGAATAAAGCCCGCCCGTACATTTTCTACGGTCAAACCCAGTCCTTGTGTGAGGAATGCCTCGCGGTCGTACCCGCCAAAATCCTGTTCCAGCACGGCAATGTGTATTACCAGAAACGCTGCGCGGAACACGGGGTGCAAAAAACGCTGGTTTCCACCGACATCGACTATTACAAACGTTGCAAGGAATACCTGAAACCGGGCGACATGCCGCAAGCCTTCCAGACCGACATCAACCAGGGTTGCCCGCATGATTGCGGCCTGTGCCCCGACCACGAACAGCATTCCTGTCTGGCGCTGTTTGAAATCATCGACGAATGCAATATGCACTGCCCGGTGTGTTTCGCCAATTCCGCACCCGGCATGGGCAATCCACGCAGCATGGAAGCCATCGAAATCATGTTGCAAACCCTGCTGGCGAGCGAACAGCAACCCGATCTGGTGCAGGTGTCCGGCGGTGAACCGACCTTGCATCCGCAACTGATGGACATTTTGCGCCGCCTCAAGGCCAGCCCGATTCGCCACCTGATGCTCAACACCAACGGCATCCGCATTGCCCGCGATCCGCATCTGGTGGAAGAACTCGCTACCCTCAAACCGGGTTTCGAGGTCTATTTGCAATTCGATTCGCTCAAAGCCGTCGCCCTGCAAAACATTCGCGGGCAGGACATGCGCAATATTCGCCAGCAAGCACTGGAAAAGCTCGAACAGCACAATATTTCCACCACGCTGGTATGCGTGATCCGCAAGGGCGTGAATGACGACGAAATTGGCGAGATCATCCAGTTTGCCCAGCAATGGCAGTGCGTGCGTGGGATTACTTTCCAGCCCGTGCAGGATGCCGGGCGCAACGACGGCGACAAGCCCGCCAACCGTATTACCCTGAGTGAAATCCGTACCCGCATTATTGAGGCGGATAACCCGTTTACCGATACCGACATGATTCCACTGCCTTGCCACCCGGAAAACATTTCCATTGGCTACGGGATTAAAATGGGCGGGGAAATCGTGCCTGTGACAGGTTTGTTACCGCGTGAGGAACTGCTCAAGGGCGTGGACAACACCATTACCTTTGAAAAGAGTGCCGGGCTAAAAGACGCTTTCCTCAAACTGTTCTCGCTGGATGCGTGCAGCGAACAGACCACGGAAAACCTGCAAACCATGCTGTGTTGCCTGCCCAAAATTGAAAGTCAGGGGCTGACCTACAATAACGTATTTCGCATTGTCATCATGGCTTTCATGGATAAATACGACTTCGATATTGGTTCAGTGAAACGCTCTTGCACCCATTTTGTCGAGCCTAACGGGAAGATCTATCCGTTTGACACCTGGAATCTGTTTTACCGCGACAAGGTACGGGAAAAAGCAATAATGAGCAGCACCGCTGGAGGTCTTTCTTGA